In the genome of Misgurnus anguillicaudatus chromosome 11, ASM2758022v2, whole genome shotgun sequence, one region contains:
- the fbxo9 gene encoding F-box only protein 9 — protein sequence MAETNQNTDGTVQGKEGENTEDSNLQMELSAFRAEWMSELQPGTGERRSLSKTAELKRKQDLAKEQKARELFLKAVEEEQNGAVYEAIKYYKSAMLLVPDIEFKINFSRTPDPDRVGGSYLEDNGNDGEIDDLLTYFQQQLTLEDATLRLCAPEKDTSQVHISALPLEVLMYIFRWVVSCDLDLRALEQLSMVCRGFYICARDPEIWRSACLRVWGRSCTKMLPFLSWREMFLERPRVRFDGVYISKTSYIRQGEESLDGFYRAWHQVEYYRYLRFFPGGQVMMLTTPEDPLVAVPRLRSKNSRIESILFGHYRLSQDTDNQTKVYVVVSKRKEEKVADYQRSRFCRRNPVPEAEHSFHVGLQLSSGGRPRFNKLVWIHHSCHITYRSTGETVVTAFDVDKMYTPLFFARVKSYTAFSERPL from the exons ATG GCTGAAACCAACCAAAATACTGATGGCACTGTGCAAGGAAAAGAAGGTGAAAATACAGAGGATTCTAATCTGCAA ATGGAGCTCAGTGCTTTCAGGGCAGAGTGGATGTCTGAGCTTCAACCAGGGACAGGTGAAAGGAGAAGTTTGTCTAAAACTGCTGAACTGAAGAGAAAACAGGATTTAGCTAAAGAACAAAAG GCCCGAGAGCTGTTTTTAAAGGCAGTTGAAGAGGAACAGAATGGAGCTGTTTATGAAG CCATCAAGTACTACAAGAGTGCAATGCTTCTAGTGCCAGACATTGAGTTTAAGATCAACTTCAGCAGAACTCCTGATCCAGACCGTGTTGGTGGGAGCTA CTTGGAGGACAATGGGAATGATGGGGAGATAGATGATCTGCTGACATACTTCCAACAGCAGCTGACACTGGAGGACGCCACCTTAAGGCTGTGTGCACCAGAGAAAGACACTTCCCAGGTGCATATTTCAG CTTTGCCCCTAGAGGTGCTGATGTATATCTTCCGTTGGGTTGTGTCATGTGACCTGGACCTCCGAGCCCTAGAGCAGCTCTCCATGGTCTGCAGGGGTTTCTATATCTGTGCAAG GGACCCTGAGATTTGGCGATCTGCTTGTTTGAGAGTATGGGGACGAAGCTGCACTAAAATGCTGCCATTCTTATCCTGGAGAGAGATGTTTTTAGAAAGGCCTCGTGTACGCTTTGATG GAGTTTACATCAGTAAAACTTCATACATCCGTCAGGGTGAAGAGTCTCTTGATGGCTTCTACAGGGCTTGGCACCAGGTTGAGTACTACAG GTACCTCCGCTTCTTTCCTGGTGGCCAGGTGATGATGTTAACCACACCCGAAGATCCCTTGGTTGCTGTTCCAAGGTTGCGCAGCAAGAA CTCCAGGATTGAATCCATCTTGTTCGGCCATTATCGGCTATCCCAGGACACAGACAATCAAACCAAAGTGTATGTTGTTGTCTCCAAGAGAAAAGAGGAG AAAGTGGCAGACTACCAGAGAAGCCGGTTCTGCAGGCGGAACCCTGTCCCTGAAGCAGAACACTCCTTCCATGTAGGACTGCAGTTGTCCTCGGGAGGGCGTCCACGCTTTAACAAACTGGTTTGGATCCATCATTCATGTCATATTACCTACAG ATCAACTGGAGAGACGGTCGTCACTGCATTTGATGTGGACAAAATGTACACGCCTTTGTTTTTTGCACGAGTGAAGAGCTACACAGCCTTTTCGGAACGCCCGCTGTAG
- the elovl5 gene encoding very long chain fatty acid elongase 5 yields MDTFNNRVNTYIDSWMGPRDPRVQGWLLLDDYIPTFIFTIMYLLIVWMGPKYMKNRPPYSCRALLVLYNLGLTLLSLYMFYELVMSVYQGRYNFFCQNTHSGGKADNRMINVLWWYYFSKLIEFMDTFFFILRKNSHQITYLHVYHHATMLNIWWFVLNWVPCGHSYFGATFNSFIHVLMYSYYGLSAVPAMRPYLWWKKYITQGQLVQFVLTMFQTSCAVVWPCGFPMGWLYFQITYMITLILLFTNFYIKTYKRKGGSRKTDYSNGSMNGHTNGVTSNEKAKHRKPRTD; encoded by the exons ATGGACACCTTTAATAACAGAGTAAACACGTATATTGACTCCTGGATGGGACCCAGAG ATCCTCGGGTTCAAGGATGGCTTCTACTGGATGACTATATCCCCACTTTTATCTTTACTATTATGTACCTTCTGATTGTGTGGATGGGACCAAAATACATGAAGAATAGACCGCCATATTCCTGCAGAGCACTGCTGGTGCTGTATAACCTCGGACTGACACTTCTGTCACTCTACATGTTCTATGAGCTTG TGATGTCAGTGTATCAGGGCAGGTACAACTTCTTCTGCCAAAATACCCACAGTGGAGGCAAGGCGGACAATAGG ATGATAAATGTCCTGTGGTGGTATTACTTCTCCAAACTTATTGAGTTTATGGACACGTTCTTTTTCATCTTGAGGAAGAACAGCCACCAGATCACCTACCTGCACGTTTATCATCACGCCACCATGCTCAACATCTGGTGGTTTGTCTTGAACTGGGTGCCGTGTGGCCACT CATATTTTGGTGCAACATTTAACAGCTTCATTCATGTACTGATGTATTCATATTATGGGCTGTCTGCTGTTCCGGCCATGAGGCCATATCTGTGGTGGAAAAAGTACATCACTCAAGGGCAGCTG GTGCAGTTTGTTTTAACTATGTTTCAAACATCTTGTGCTGTGGTTTGGCCATGTGGTTTCCCAATGGGCTGGCTGTATTTCCAGATCACATATATGATCACACTAATCTTGCTCTTCACAAACTTCTACATCAAG ACCTATAAGAGAAAAGGGGGATCTCGAAAAACAGATTACTCAAATGGATCAATGAATGGGCACACTAATGGCGTGACATCTAATGAGAAGGCTAAACACAGAAAACCACGCACAGATTGA